A genome region from Drosophila simulans strain w501 chromosome 2R, Prin_Dsim_3.1, whole genome shotgun sequence includes the following:
- the LOC6734929 gene encoding patronin isoform X33 has product MDVETQEIRQARQRASVKWLLSKAFNNRVPDNLKEPFYRDHENQERLKPQIIVELGNATLYCQTLANLYSDPNYQSMNHWSIIQTLARKGVPVAESADMPITETVLIQTNPLRINAHMSVIESLMVLYAKEISSGDRVMAAIRRISGNNYQAPTGQSYEQALLGWISHACAALKKRIIKEVDAGLPDDNGSRLQTPDIPPVRDFQDLCDGICLALLISYYCPKVVPWTSVRINYLPAVEDSIHNILLVCNFSQKHLPYTVMHMTPEDVTYMRGSMKLNLVVLLTDLFNLFEIHPAKCVCYPGMDGQVPHSNSFGGGLNRRSTPPNEYQTVQSNNFDGNHAEAFVVHKSRGITTLASMHSQQQQQLHQQQQHQQQYHQQPLQQHPSQSQLQIQQQEPLVPARLRQAKEKTNVESKADERGDFVAAGRPSNWEQSRRPSFAGRRSRRNSSSEDSQLTIENFGGSQDQLNTLGRYERDRERKLSNTSVGSYPVEPAVAVRSSIADARGTLQLGYDTDSGSEKQDRETEKYSMRRQVSVDNVPTVSSHNLSNAGSPLPVARHKQHSSDKDYSSNSGMTPDAYNDSRSTSGYDPESTPVRKSSTSSMPASPAAWQLDVGDDDMRSLENASKLSTIRMKLEEKRRRIEQDKRKIEMALLRHQEKEDLESCPDVMKWETMSNESKRTPDMDPVDLDKYQQSIAIMNMNLQDIQQDIHRLATQQSQMQAQHLQAQQLMQAQQIANMLNQQQTYGSQQHLADHHYQQQRPMQQSFGSSPHLPQAYNAPVSAYSSRPPSRDPYQQQLHHQQQQPMPMPQQMQYVNEHGQYMSPPQPAHYMPQQAQQPQSIYSDNGAAYNHSNHSPYGGAPQYRSSVVYDDYGQPTNHFYLHESSPQPQAHPHPQRRTWAHSAAAAAYEQQQQIQPSLVDVNAWQTQQHQKQKQTWMNRPPSSAGAPSPGSFMLHQNGAGGGGGGGGELQHLFQVQASPQHGQRQVSGSNGVQRQQSLTNLRDNRSPKAPQNMGMPMGMPMQQEDMMAPQSICFIGDEEDVDELERNIIESMQSTHVSDFVHQQQQQHQHQQQLQQQHRLQGHSGRGSSSEDYDSGEMISNKLNITSGNLTYRIPSPSRPSIQANSFQDPRAMAAASGGEDQPPEKGFYISFDDEQPKRPKPPLRAKRSPKKESPPGSRDSVDNQATLKRESLSHLHNNNNIGFGNDDVNSKPVTRHSIHGLNNSNSVKSPGNATYNKYTDEPPIQLRQLAVSGAMSPTSNDRHHLEDVSNQSPQQTQQPMSPTRLQQSSNNAEAAKNKALVIGADSTNLDPESVDEMERRKEKIMLLSLQRRQQQEEAKARKEIEASQKREKEREKEEERSRKKEEQMARRAAILEQHRLKKAIEEAEREGKTLDRPDLHVKLQSHSSTSTTPRLRQQRTTRPRPKTIHVDDASVDISEASSFSSRGKKGSSSNLTGYGQLSSNSMKRDYYRGSQDSLTVKEPAGVERGRTLSRISVAKGSTLNFRGRKSNSLMNLCDSGLGRATPPRRAPSPGMGMGASGPKLYKQPAAKSNRGIILNAVEYCVFPGVVNREAKQKVLEKIARSEAKHFLVLFRDAGCQFRALYSYQPETDQVTKLYGTGPSQVEEVMFDKFFKYNSGGKCFSQVHTKHLTVTIDAFTIHNSLWQGKRVQLPSKKDMALVI; this is encoded by the exons GCTCGTCAACGTGCTTCCGTCAAATGGCTGCTCTCGAAGGCGTTCAACAATCGCGTGCCGGACAACCTGAAGGAGCCCTTCTACCGCGACCATGAGAACCAGGAGCGCCTCAAGCCGCAGATCATCGTGGAGCTGGGCAATGCCACGCTCTACTGCCAGACGCTGGCCAATCTGTACTCAGATCCCAACTACCAAAGCATGAACCACTGGTCAATAATACAGACGCTAGCGCGCAAGGGAGTTCCCGTGGCCGAATCCGCGGACATGCCCATTACCGAAACGGTATTAATTCAAACAAATCCGCTGCGAATT AACGCCCACATGTCTGTGATAGAATCGCTGATGGTTTTGTATGCGAAGGAAATATCATCGGGTGACCGCGTCATGGCGGCCATACGAAG AATATCTGGCAACAACTATCAGGCGCCCACTGGCCAGTCCTACGAGCAAGCTCTGCTGGGCTGGATTTCACATGCTTGCGCCGCTCTGAAAAAGCGCATTATCAAGGAGGTGGACGCTGGGCTGCCCGACGATAAT GGTTCTCGTCTGCAGACGCCGGATATACCACCTGTAAGGGACTTCCAGGATCTGTGCGATGGCATATGTTTGGCGCTGCTCATCTCGTACTACTGCCCAAAGGTGGTGCCGTGGACGAGTGTGCGGATTAACTATTTGCCCGCCGTAGAGGACTCTATTCACAACATCCTGCTGGTCTGCAATTTCTCGCAGAAGCATCTGCCCTACACCGTGATGCATATGACGCCCGAGGATGTGACCTACATGCGCGG ATCCATGAAACTGAATCTGGTAGTGCTGCTGACGGATCTGTTCAACCTGTTTGAGATACACCCGGCCAAATGTGTTTGTTACCCCGGCATGGATGGTCAGG TTCCGCACTCGAATTCATTTGGCGGCGGCTTAAATCGCAGATCAACCCCGCCCAACGAATACCAGACGGTTCAGTCAAATAATTTTGACGGTAATCATGCCGAag CCTTCGTGGTGCACAAGTCGCGTGGCATCACCACACTCGCCTCCATGcactcgcagcagcagcagcagctccatcagcagcaacagcatcagcagcaataCCATCAgcagccactgcagcagcacccGTCCCAGTCGCAGCTCCAAATCCAACAGCAGGAGCCCTTGGTTCCGGCTCGCTTGCGCCAGGCTAAAGAAAAGACCAATGTTGAGTCGAAGGCGGACGAGAGAG GCGATTTTGTCGCTGCGGGTCGACCAAGTAACTGGGAACAGAGCCGCCGGCCAAGCTTTGCAG GTCGTCGCTCGCGCAGAAACTCCTCCAGCGAGGACTCCCAGCTGACCATCGAGAACTTTGGTGGCTCGCAGGATCAGCTGAATACGCTGGGACGATACGAACGCGACAGGGAACGCAAACTGTCCAACACCAGTGTGGGCAGTTATCCAGTTGAACCCGCTGTGGCCGTTCGCTCTTCAATTGCCGATGCTAGGGGCACGTTGCAGTTGGGCTACGATACGGACTCCGGCTCTGAGAAGCAGGATCGCGAAACGGAAAAGTATTCGATGCGCCGGCAAGTCAG TGTCGACAATGTGCCCACGGTGTCGTCGCACAATCTTTCGAATGCGGGCAGCCCGTTGCCGGTGGCTAGGCACAAGCAACATTCCAGCGACAAAGactacagcagcaacagcggcatgACACCAGATGCATACAACGATTCCCGCTCCACCAGTGGCTACGATCCGGAGAGCACGCCCGTTCGCAAGTCCTCGACGAGCAGCATGCCAGCAAGTCCGGCTGCTTGGCAGTTGGATGTAGGAGACGACGATATGCGCTCGCTGGAAAACGCCAGCAAGTTGTCCACCATTCGAATGAAATTGGAGGAGAAGCGGCGGCGCATTGAGCAGGACAAGCGCAAGATCGAGATGGCTTTGCTGAGGCACCAGGAGAAG GAGGATTTGGAATCGTGTCCGGACGTGATGAAATGGGAGACCATGAGCAACGAATCAAAGCGCACGCCTGATATGGATCCCGTGGATTTGGACAAATACCAG CAAAGTATCGCCATTATGAACATGAATCTGCAGGATATCCAGCAGGATATCCACCGCCTGGCCACCCAGCAAAGCCAAATGCAGGCGCAGCACCTCCAAGCCCAACAGCTCATGCAGGCTCAGCAAATAGCCAACATGCTGAACCAG CAACAGACCTATGGGTCGCAGCAGCACCTGGCTGATCACCATTACCAGCAGCAGAGACCCATGCAGCAAAGCTTTGGTTCATCGCCCCATCTTCCGCAGGCCTACAACGCCCCAGTCAGCGCATACAGCTCCCGTCCGCCCAGTCGCGATCCttaccagcagcagctccaccatcagcagcagcagcccatgcccatgccgcAACAGATGCAGTACGTCAACGAGCATGGGCAGTATATGTCGCCGCCGCAGCCCGCACACTACATGCCGCAGCAGGCACAACAGCCGCAAAGCATTTACAGCGACAACGGGGCGGCGTACAATCACAGTAACCACTCGCCATACGGCGGAGCTCCACAGTATCGGAGCAGCGTTGTGTACGACGATTACGGGCAGCCCACCAACCACTTCTACCTGCATGAGTCATCGCCGCAGCCTCAAgctcatccgcatccgcagcGCAGGACTTGGGCTCActccgcagcagccgccgcttatgaacaacagcaacagatcCAGCCTTCCCTGGTGGATGTGAATGCCTGGCAGACGCAGCAGCAccaaaagcagaagcagacCTGGATGAACAGGCCGCCCTCGAGTGCGGGAGCCCCGAGCCCTGGCAGCTTTATGCTTCACCAGAACGGAGcaggaggtggtggcggtggtggtggcgagCTACAGCACCTGTTTCAGGTACAGGCTTCGCCACAGCACGGGCAACGTCAGGTTAGTGGATCCAATGGCGTGCAGCGCCAGCAGTCGCTGACCAACTTGCGAGACAATCGCTCGCCCAAGGCACCACAAAACATGGGAATGCCCATGGGTATGCCGATGCAGCAGGAGGACATGATGGCACCGCAGAGTATTTGCTTCATCGGTGACGAGGAGGATGTTGATGAGCTGGAACGGAACATCATCGAATCTATGCAGTCAACGCACGTCTCCGACTTTGtacaccaacagcagcagcagcaccagcaccaacagcaacttcagcagcaacatcggtTGCAGGGGCACAGCGGACGAGGCAGCAGCTCGGAGGATTATGACAGCGGGGAGATGATCTCCAACAAGCTGAACATCACCAGCGGCAATCTCACCTATCGCATACCCTCGCCATCCCGTCCCTCCATCCAAGCCAACAGCTTCCAGGATCCCCGAGCCATGGCAGCGGCTTCCGGTGGCGAGGACCAGCCGCCCGAGAAGGGTTTCTACATCTCCTTCGACGATGAGCAGCCCAAACGACCCAAGCCACCTCTGCGCGCCAAGCGATCGCCCAAAAAGGAGTCTCCACCGGGAAGTCGGGACAGCGTCGATAACCAGGCGACCCTGAAACGCGAATCGCTAAGTCAtctgcacaacaacaacaatattgGATTCGGGAATGATGATGTCAACAGCAAACCGGTGACCAGGCACAGCATCCATGGCCTAAACAACTCCAACAGTGTCAAATCTCCCGGAAATGCCACGTACAACAAGTACACGGATGAGCCGCCAATCCAATTGCGCCAGTTGGCCGTTTCGGGAGCAATGTCACCAACTAGTAACGATCGTCATCACTTGGAGGATGTCAGCAATCAGTCACCGCAGCAGACGCAGCAACCAATGTCGCCCACGCGACTCCAACAGAGTAGCAACAACGCAGAGGCGGCCAAGAACAAGGCGCTGGTCATCGGAGCAGATTCCACCAATTTGGATCCG GAATCTGTTGATGAGATGGAGCGTCGCAAGGAGAAAATCATGCTACTGTCGTTGCAACGTCGCCAGCAACAGGAGGAGGCGAAGGCGCGCAAAGAGATTGAGGCTTCCCAGAAGCGAGAAAAGGAGCGCGAAAAGGAGGAGGAACGATCGCGGAAAAAGGAGGAGCAAATGGCACGGAGAGCGGCCATTTTGGAGCAGCACAGACTCAAGAAAGCCATTGAAGAGGCCGAGCGAGAG GGTAAAACCCTGGATCGGCCCGACCTTCACGTGAAGCTGCAATCGCATTCATCCACCTCAACGACCCCACGGCTGAGGCAGCAGCGCACCACGCGTCCCAGGCCTAAGACAATTCACGTGGACGATGCCAGCGTGGACATCAGCGAGGCTTCAAGCTTCTCTAGTCGGGGCAAAAAAGGCTCAAGCTCGAATCTAACCG GCTACGGTCAACTAAGctcaaattcaatgaaaagAGATTACTACAGGGGCTCGCAAGACTCCCTCACTGTAAAAg AGCCAGCCGGCGTAGAAAGGGGCCGCACTCTGTCGCGTATCTCCGTCGCTAAGGGCAGCACGCTTAATTTCCGGGGCCGAAAGTCCAATTCGCTAATGAATCTGTGCG ATTCGGGACTGGGACGCGCCACTCCGCCGAGGCGTGCTCCGTCGCctggaatgggaatgggcgcTTCAG GTCCTAAACTCTATAAACAACCAGCGGCCAAATCGAATCGTGGAATCATCCTGAATGCCGTTGAATATTGTGTTTTTCCCGGCGTTGTCAACCGCGAGGCCAAACAGAAAGTGCTGGAGAAGATTGCGCGCTCGGAGGCGAAGCACTTCCTGGTACTCTTCCGCGATGCTGGCTGCCAGTTCCGCGCCCTCTACAGCTACCAGCCCGAAACGGACCAGGTGACCAAGCTGTATGGTACTGGGCCTAGTCAAGTCGAAGAAGTCATGTTCGACAAGTTTTTCAA ATACAACTCAGGAGGCAAGTGCTTCTCGCAAGTGCACACAAAGCATCTGACAGTGACCATCGACGCCTTCACAATACACAACTCCCTGTGGCAGGGCAAGCGGGTGCAGTTGCCCAGCAAAAAAGACATGGCGCTTGTAATCTAA
- the LOC6734929 gene encoding patronin isoform X30 produces the protein MDVETQEIRQARQRASVKWLLSKAFNNRVPDNLKEPFYRDHENQERLKPQIIVELGNATLYCQTLANLYSDPNYQSMNHWSIIQTLARKGVPVAESADMPITETVLIQTNPLRINAHMSVIESLMVLYAKEISSGDRVMAAIRRISGNNYQAPTGQSYEQALLGWISHACAALKKRIIKEVDAGLPDDNGSRLQTPDIPPVRDFQDLCDGICLALLISYYCPKVVPWTSVRINYLPAVEDSIHNILLVCNFSQKHLPYTVMHMTPEDVTYMRGSMKLNLVVLLTDLFNLFEIHPAKCVCYPGMDGQDVIARRTMGANEHGICHRRGLTVQPVTPIPDLRSDLDQPPVGSPQNRPPFQVPHSNSFGGGLNRRSTPPNEYQTVQSNNFDGNHAEAFVVHKSRGITTLASMHSQQQQQLHQQQQHQQQYHQQPLQQHPSQSQLQIQQQEPLVPARLRQAKEKTNVESKADERGDFVAAGRPSNWEQSRRPSFAGRRSRRNSSSEDSQLTIENFGGSQDQLNTLGRYERDRERKLSNTSVGSYPVEPAVAVRSSIADARGTLQLGYDTDSGSEKQDRETEKYSMRRQVSVDNVPTVSSHNLSNAGSPLPVARHKQHSSDKDYSSNSGMTPDAYNDSRSTSGYDPESTPVRKSSTSSMPASPAAWQLDVGDDDMRSLENASKLSTIRMKLEEKRRRIEQDKRKIEMALLRHQEKEDLESCPDVMKWETMSNESKRTPDMDPVDLDKYQQSIAIMNMNLQDIQQDIHRLATQQSQMQAQHLQAQQLMQAQQIANMLNQQQTYGSQQHLADHHYQQQRPMQQSFGSSPHLPQAYNAPVSAYSSRPPSRDPYQQQLHHQQQQPMPMPQQMQYVNEHGQYMSPPQPAHYMPQQAQQPQSIYSDNGAAYNHSNHSPYGGAPQYRSSVVYDDYGQPTNHFYLHESSPQPQAHPHPQRRTWAHSAAAAAYEQQQQIQPSLVDVNAWQTQQHQKQKQTWMNRPPSSAGAPSPGSFMLHQNGAGGGGGGGGELQHLFQVQASPQHGQRQVSGSNGVQRQQSLTNLRDNRSPKAPQNMGMPMGMPMQQEDMMAPQSICFIGDEEDVDELERNIIESMQSTHVSDFVHQQQQQHQHQQQLQQQHRLQGHSGRGSSSEDYDSGEMISNKLNITSGNLTYRIPSPSRPSIQANSFQDPRAMAAASGGEDQPPEKGFYISFDDEQPKRPKPPLRAKRSPKKESPPGSRDSVDNQATLKRESLSHLHNNNNIGFGNDDVNSKPVTRHSIHGLNNSNSVKSPGNATYNKYTDEPPIQLRQLAVSGAMSPTSNDRHHLEDVSNQSPQQTQQPMSPTRLQQSSNNAEAAKNKALVIGADSTNLDPESVDEMERRKEKIMLLSLQRRQQQEEAKARKEIEASQKREKEREKEEERSRKKEEQMARRAAILEQHRLKKAIEEAEREGKTLDRPDLHVKLQSHSSTSTTPRLRQQRTTRPRPKTIHVDDASVDISEASSFSSRGKKGSSSNLTGYGQLSSNSMKRDYYRGSQDSLTVKESPDDYPSTSSTPIGRRGSYKTSRGPKLYKQPAAKSNRGIILNAVEYCVFPGVVNREAKQKVLEKIARSEAKHFLVLFRDAGCQFRALYSYQPETDQVTKLYGTGPSQVEEVMFDKFFKYNSGGKCFSQVHTKHLTVTIDAFTIHNSLWQGKRVQLPSKKDMALVI, from the exons GCTCGTCAACGTGCTTCCGTCAAATGGCTGCTCTCGAAGGCGTTCAACAATCGCGTGCCGGACAACCTGAAGGAGCCCTTCTACCGCGACCATGAGAACCAGGAGCGCCTCAAGCCGCAGATCATCGTGGAGCTGGGCAATGCCACGCTCTACTGCCAGACGCTGGCCAATCTGTACTCAGATCCCAACTACCAAAGCATGAACCACTGGTCAATAATACAGACGCTAGCGCGCAAGGGAGTTCCCGTGGCCGAATCCGCGGACATGCCCATTACCGAAACGGTATTAATTCAAACAAATCCGCTGCGAATT AACGCCCACATGTCTGTGATAGAATCGCTGATGGTTTTGTATGCGAAGGAAATATCATCGGGTGACCGCGTCATGGCGGCCATACGAAG AATATCTGGCAACAACTATCAGGCGCCCACTGGCCAGTCCTACGAGCAAGCTCTGCTGGGCTGGATTTCACATGCTTGCGCCGCTCTGAAAAAGCGCATTATCAAGGAGGTGGACGCTGGGCTGCCCGACGATAAT GGTTCTCGTCTGCAGACGCCGGATATACCACCTGTAAGGGACTTCCAGGATCTGTGCGATGGCATATGTTTGGCGCTGCTCATCTCGTACTACTGCCCAAAGGTGGTGCCGTGGACGAGTGTGCGGATTAACTATTTGCCCGCCGTAGAGGACTCTATTCACAACATCCTGCTGGTCTGCAATTTCTCGCAGAAGCATCTGCCCTACACCGTGATGCATATGACGCCCGAGGATGTGACCTACATGCGCGG ATCCATGAAACTGAATCTGGTAGTGCTGCTGACGGATCTGTTCAACCTGTTTGAGATACACCCGGCCAAATGTGTTTGTTACCCCGGCATGGATGGTCAGG ATGTCATCGCCCGGCGCACTATGGGCGCCAATGAGCACGGGATCTGCCATCGACGGGGCCTCACAGTGCAGCCCGTCACACCCATTCCCGATCTGCGCAGCGATCTCGACCAGCCGCCCGTAGGCTCGCCTCAGAACCGACCACCGTTCCAAG TTCCGCACTCGAATTCATTTGGCGGCGGCTTAAATCGCAGATCAACCCCGCCCAACGAATACCAGACGGTTCAGTCAAATAATTTTGACGGTAATCATGCCGAag CCTTCGTGGTGCACAAGTCGCGTGGCATCACCACACTCGCCTCCATGcactcgcagcagcagcagcagctccatcagcagcaacagcatcagcagcaataCCATCAgcagccactgcagcagcacccGTCCCAGTCGCAGCTCCAAATCCAACAGCAGGAGCCCTTGGTTCCGGCTCGCTTGCGCCAGGCTAAAGAAAAGACCAATGTTGAGTCGAAGGCGGACGAGAGAG GCGATTTTGTCGCTGCGGGTCGACCAAGTAACTGGGAACAGAGCCGCCGGCCAAGCTTTGCAG GTCGTCGCTCGCGCAGAAACTCCTCCAGCGAGGACTCCCAGCTGACCATCGAGAACTTTGGTGGCTCGCAGGATCAGCTGAATACGCTGGGACGATACGAACGCGACAGGGAACGCAAACTGTCCAACACCAGTGTGGGCAGTTATCCAGTTGAACCCGCTGTGGCCGTTCGCTCTTCAATTGCCGATGCTAGGGGCACGTTGCAGTTGGGCTACGATACGGACTCCGGCTCTGAGAAGCAGGATCGCGAAACGGAAAAGTATTCGATGCGCCGGCAAGTCAG TGTCGACAATGTGCCCACGGTGTCGTCGCACAATCTTTCGAATGCGGGCAGCCCGTTGCCGGTGGCTAGGCACAAGCAACATTCCAGCGACAAAGactacagcagcaacagcggcatgACACCAGATGCATACAACGATTCCCGCTCCACCAGTGGCTACGATCCGGAGAGCACGCCCGTTCGCAAGTCCTCGACGAGCAGCATGCCAGCAAGTCCGGCTGCTTGGCAGTTGGATGTAGGAGACGACGATATGCGCTCGCTGGAAAACGCCAGCAAGTTGTCCACCATTCGAATGAAATTGGAGGAGAAGCGGCGGCGCATTGAGCAGGACAAGCGCAAGATCGAGATGGCTTTGCTGAGGCACCAGGAGAAG GAGGATTTGGAATCGTGTCCGGACGTGATGAAATGGGAGACCATGAGCAACGAATCAAAGCGCACGCCTGATATGGATCCCGTGGATTTGGACAAATACCAG CAAAGTATCGCCATTATGAACATGAATCTGCAGGATATCCAGCAGGATATCCACCGCCTGGCCACCCAGCAAAGCCAAATGCAGGCGCAGCACCTCCAAGCCCAACAGCTCATGCAGGCTCAGCAAATAGCCAACATGCTGAACCAG CAACAGACCTATGGGTCGCAGCAGCACCTGGCTGATCACCATTACCAGCAGCAGAGACCCATGCAGCAAAGCTTTGGTTCATCGCCCCATCTTCCGCAGGCCTACAACGCCCCAGTCAGCGCATACAGCTCCCGTCCGCCCAGTCGCGATCCttaccagcagcagctccaccatcagcagcagcagcccatgcccatgccgcAACAGATGCAGTACGTCAACGAGCATGGGCAGTATATGTCGCCGCCGCAGCCCGCACACTACATGCCGCAGCAGGCACAACAGCCGCAAAGCATTTACAGCGACAACGGGGCGGCGTACAATCACAGTAACCACTCGCCATACGGCGGAGCTCCACAGTATCGGAGCAGCGTTGTGTACGACGATTACGGGCAGCCCACCAACCACTTCTACCTGCATGAGTCATCGCCGCAGCCTCAAgctcatccgcatccgcagcGCAGGACTTGGGCTCActccgcagcagccgccgcttatgaacaacagcaacagatcCAGCCTTCCCTGGTGGATGTGAATGCCTGGCAGACGCAGCAGCAccaaaagcagaagcagacCTGGATGAACAGGCCGCCCTCGAGTGCGGGAGCCCCGAGCCCTGGCAGCTTTATGCTTCACCAGAACGGAGcaggaggtggtggcggtggtggtggcgagCTACAGCACCTGTTTCAGGTACAGGCTTCGCCACAGCACGGGCAACGTCAGGTTAGTGGATCCAATGGCGTGCAGCGCCAGCAGTCGCTGACCAACTTGCGAGACAATCGCTCGCCCAAGGCACCACAAAACATGGGAATGCCCATGGGTATGCCGATGCAGCAGGAGGACATGATGGCACCGCAGAGTATTTGCTTCATCGGTGACGAGGAGGATGTTGATGAGCTGGAACGGAACATCATCGAATCTATGCAGTCAACGCACGTCTCCGACTTTGtacaccaacagcagcagcagcaccagcaccaacagcaacttcagcagcaacatcggtTGCAGGGGCACAGCGGACGAGGCAGCAGCTCGGAGGATTATGACAGCGGGGAGATGATCTCCAACAAGCTGAACATCACCAGCGGCAATCTCACCTATCGCATACCCTCGCCATCCCGTCCCTCCATCCAAGCCAACAGCTTCCAGGATCCCCGAGCCATGGCAGCGGCTTCCGGTGGCGAGGACCAGCCGCCCGAGAAGGGTTTCTACATCTCCTTCGACGATGAGCAGCCCAAACGACCCAAGCCACCTCTGCGCGCCAAGCGATCGCCCAAAAAGGAGTCTCCACCGGGAAGTCGGGACAGCGTCGATAACCAGGCGACCCTGAAACGCGAATCGCTAAGTCAtctgcacaacaacaacaatattgGATTCGGGAATGATGATGTCAACAGCAAACCGGTGACCAGGCACAGCATCCATGGCCTAAACAACTCCAACAGTGTCAAATCTCCCGGAAATGCCACGTACAACAAGTACACGGATGAGCCGCCAATCCAATTGCGCCAGTTGGCCGTTTCGGGAGCAATGTCACCAACTAGTAACGATCGTCATCACTTGGAGGATGTCAGCAATCAGTCACCGCAGCAGACGCAGCAACCAATGTCGCCCACGCGACTCCAACAGAGTAGCAACAACGCAGAGGCGGCCAAGAACAAGGCGCTGGTCATCGGAGCAGATTCCACCAATTTGGATCCG GAATCTGTTGATGAGATGGAGCGTCGCAAGGAGAAAATCATGCTACTGTCGTTGCAACGTCGCCAGCAACAGGAGGAGGCGAAGGCGCGCAAAGAGATTGAGGCTTCCCAGAAGCGAGAAAAGGAGCGCGAAAAGGAGGAGGAACGATCGCGGAAAAAGGAGGAGCAAATGGCACGGAGAGCGGCCATTTTGGAGCAGCACAGACTCAAGAAAGCCATTGAAGAGGCCGAGCGAGAG GGTAAAACCCTGGATCGGCCCGACCTTCACGTGAAGCTGCAATCGCATTCATCCACCTCAACGACCCCACGGCTGAGGCAGCAGCGCACCACGCGTCCCAGGCCTAAGACAATTCACGTGGACGATGCCAGCGTGGACATCAGCGAGGCTTCAAGCTTCTCTAGTCGGGGCAAAAAAGGCTCAAGCTCGAATCTAACCG GCTACGGTCAACTAAGctcaaattcaatgaaaagAGATTACTACAGGGGCTCGCAAGACTCCCTCACTGTAAAAg AGTCACCCGATGATTATCCCAGTACAAGTTCAACTCCGATTGGACGACGGGGATCGTACAAAACTTCCAGAG GTCCTAAACTCTATAAACAACCAGCGGCCAAATCGAATCGTGGAATCATCCTGAATGCCGTTGAATATTGTGTTTTTCCCGGCGTTGTCAACCGCGAGGCCAAACAGAAAGTGCTGGAGAAGATTGCGCGCTCGGAGGCGAAGCACTTCCTGGTACTCTTCCGCGATGCTGGCTGCCAGTTCCGCGCCCTCTACAGCTACCAGCCCGAAACGGACCAGGTGACCAAGCTGTATGGTACTGGGCCTAGTCAAGTCGAAGAAGTCATGTTCGACAAGTTTTTCAA ATACAACTCAGGAGGCAAGTGCTTCTCGCAAGTGCACACAAAGCATCTGACAGTGACCATCGACGCCTTCACAATACACAACTCCCTGTGGCAGGGCAAGCGGGTGCAGTTGCCCAGCAAAAAAGACATGGCGCTTGTAATCTAA